A genomic region of Eucalyptus grandis isolate ANBG69807.140 chromosome 5, ASM1654582v1, whole genome shotgun sequence contains the following coding sequences:
- the LOC104444324 gene encoding thaumatin-like protein 1, with protein sequence MDARASFYLLLPFLVLLARGAGAATLSFTSKCPYTVWPGTLTGGGGGQLSSTGFELATGATFSINDVPDTWTAGRVWGRTGCATDASGKFVCATADCGSGQVSCNGAGAIPPATLAEFTLKAPGSVENSIYDVSLVDGFNLPLSITPQGSGSGCTTTSCAANINSVCPSELAVKGSDGSIVACKSACLALNQPQYCCTGAYNTPATCPPTNYSQIFKDQCPQAYSYAYDDTSSTFSCAGGASYLITFCP encoded by the exons ATGGACGCAAGAGCATCTTTTTACCTCCTCCTGCCTTTCCTAGTCCTCCTCGCAA GAGGAGCCGGCGCAGCCACACTCAGCTTCACCAGCAAGTGCCCCTACACAGTCTGGCCCGGGACGCTCACCGGCGGGGGTGGCGGGCAGCTATCCTCAACCGGGTTCGAGCTCGCCACGGGTGCAACCTTCTCAATCAATGATGTCCCGGACACGTGGACAGCTGGCCGGGTGTGGGGCCGAACGGGCTGCGCCACTGATGCCTCCGGCAAATTCGTATGCGCCACCGCCGACTGTGGATCTGGCCAGGTGAGCTGCAATGGTGCAGGGGCGATCCCGCCAGCCACCTTGGCGGAGTTCACTCTCAAGGCACCGGGCTCTGTCGAGAACAGCATCTACGACGTCAGCCTCGTGGACGGCTTCAACCTGCCCCTCTCTATAACCCCACAGGGCAGCGGCAGTGGGTGCACCACGACCAGCTGCGCAGCCAACATCAACTCCGTGTGCCCGTCAGAGCTGGCGGTGAAGGGGTCGGACGGGAGCATCGTGGCGTGCAAGAGCGCGTGCCTGGCGTTAAACCAGCCGCAGTACTGCTGCACAGGGGCGTACAACACGCCGGCGACATGCCCGCCGACGAACTACTCGCAGATTTTCAAGGACCAGTGCCCTCAAGCTTACAGCTACGCTTACGACGACACGAGCAGCACTTTTAGTTGCGCGGGTGGGGCTAGTTACCTCATCACATTCTGTCCGTGA